In Anseongella ginsenosidimutans, one genomic interval encodes:
- a CDS encoding ABC transporter ATP-binding protein, which translates to MKILYAYLKDHKWLLLFTLLLATINQVFSLLDPLIFRHVIDNYAMKFNELTSEEFFNGVLLLLGAAIGVALVSRIAKNFQDYFTNVIVQRTGAKMYCDGLGHSLELPYEVFEDQRSGETLGILVKLRTDVEKFIISFINVVFTTLVGVVFVSVYAMTVHWLIAPVYLATVPILGLLSSALSKRIKKMQRRIVDETTALAGSTTESLRNIELVKSLGLAKQEIGRLNTTTTKILGFELKKIKYIRSLSFIQGTSVNFLRNSILFIMLYLIFRQEITVGQFFSLWIYSFFIFGPLQELGNIINTYRETEISLANFQSILARPKERRPAHPEKIGDIRSLQFDKVSFRHQSANRNALEHISFSTGKGDTIAFVGPSGAGKTTLVKLLVGLYHPQEGEIFYNGFSDRVVDFEEFRENIGFVTQDTQLFSGSIRENLLFVNPSATDKECMEVLNKAACQSLLARADKGLDTLIGEGGVKVSGGEKQRLSIARALLRRPSLLVFDEATSALDSITEKEISQTIRDVSEMQDHITIMIAHRLSTIMHADCIYVLEKGRIAESGKHAELLDKKGLYYAMWRQQVGEKGRDASFAPTSV; encoded by the coding sequence ATGAAAATATTGTATGCTTACCTGAAGGATCATAAATGGCTGCTGCTGTTTACCCTTCTGCTAGCCACCATTAACCAGGTATTCTCCCTGCTTGACCCCCTCATTTTCAGGCATGTAATTGATAATTACGCCATGAAGTTCAATGAGCTGACCTCTGAAGAATTCTTTAACGGCGTACTGCTGCTGCTGGGAGCCGCCATAGGGGTTGCCCTGGTATCGCGGATCGCCAAGAACTTCCAGGATTATTTTACCAATGTGATCGTGCAGCGTACCGGCGCCAAGATGTACTGCGACGGTCTGGGGCATTCCCTGGAATTGCCTTACGAAGTATTTGAAGACCAGCGAAGCGGCGAAACGCTTGGCATCCTTGTAAAGCTCCGCACCGACGTTGAAAAATTCATTATCTCCTTTATAAACGTGGTATTTACCACGCTTGTGGGTGTCGTCTTTGTGAGTGTTTACGCGATGACGGTGCATTGGCTGATCGCGCCGGTTTATTTGGCCACGGTACCTATTCTGGGCCTGCTTAGCTCCGCGCTGAGCAAGCGCATTAAAAAGATGCAAAGACGCATTGTGGATGAGACTACGGCCCTGGCCGGTTCAACTACCGAATCGCTCCGCAATATTGAACTGGTAAAAAGCCTGGGGCTGGCTAAGCAGGAAATTGGCCGGCTGAACACAACGACCACTAAAATACTTGGCTTCGAGCTGAAGAAGATCAAGTATATCCGCAGCCTGAGTTTTATCCAGGGGACTTCCGTCAACTTCCTGCGGAACTCGATCCTCTTTATTATGCTGTACCTGATCTTCCGGCAGGAAATTACCGTAGGGCAATTCTTTTCCCTCTGGATCTATTCTTTCTTTATTTTCGGCCCGCTGCAGGAACTGGGAAACATTATCAATACCTACCGGGAAACAGAAATTTCCCTGGCCAATTTCCAAAGCATTTTAGCGCGCCCGAAAGAAAGGCGCCCGGCTCATCCGGAAAAGATCGGCGACATCCGGTCCCTTCAATTCGATAAGGTAAGCTTCCGGCACCAGAGCGCGAACCGGAATGCGCTGGAGCATATTTCCTTTTCTACGGGGAAGGGCGATACCATTGCCTTCGTTGGGCCTTCCGGCGCCGGGAAGACAACGCTGGTAAAACTGCTGGTTGGCTTGTATCATCCTCAGGAAGGCGAGATCTTTTACAATGGCTTTTCCGACCGGGTCGTTGACTTTGAAGAGTTCCGGGAAAACATCGGGTTTGTTACCCAGGACACGCAGCTTTTCTCAGGGAGCATCCGGGAAAACCTCCTTTTTGTAAATCCTTCCGCTACTGATAAGGAATGCATGGAAGTATTGAACAAGGCAGCCTGTCAGTCCTTGCTGGCCCGCGCTGACAAGGGCCTGGATACGTTGATCGGGGAAGGCGGAGTTAAGGTTTCCGGAGGCGAAAAACAGCGCCTTTCCATTGCAAGGGCCCTGCTGAGAAGGCCGAGCCTGCTGGTTTTTGACGAAGCTACCTCAGCGCTTGATTCCATTACTGAAAAGGAAATCAGCCAGACCATCCGTGATGTTTCCGAAATGCAGGACCATATCACCATTATGATCGCGCATCGCTTATCCACGATCATGCATGCTGATTGCATTTATGTGCTGGAAAAGGGCCGCATTGCCGAATCCGGGAAACACGCGGAACTGCTGGATAAAAAAGGCCTTTATTACGCCATGT
- the frr gene encoding ribosome recycling factor, whose translation MNELVQLHLSEAKDAMRKAVAHTEAELAKIRAGKAMPSMLDSIQVDYYGSMMPLNQVSNVNTPDPRTIVVQPWEKSMLQPIEKAIMEANLGFNPQNDGSLIRISVPPLTEERRKDLVKKIRNEAEQGKIAVRNIRKEANEKIKKLTNEHVSEDEIKIGEDEVQKLTDQHISSVDKLFEAKEKDIMTV comes from the coding sequence ATGAACGAGTTAGTACAATTACATTTATCAGAAGCGAAAGACGCGATGCGGAAAGCCGTTGCTCATACGGAAGCCGAACTTGCAAAAATACGGGCGGGAAAAGCCATGCCCTCCATGCTGGACAGTATTCAGGTTGATTATTATGGCAGCATGATGCCGCTGAACCAGGTAAGTAATGTAAACACGCCTGATCCGCGGACCATTGTGGTACAGCCCTGGGAAAAATCCATGCTGCAGCCTATTGAGAAGGCCATCATGGAAGCCAACCTGGGTTTCAACCCGCAGAATGACGGCAGCCTTATCCGGATATCCGTTCCGCCGCTTACGGAAGAACGCCGCAAGGACCTGGTAAAGAAGATCCGCAATGAAGCGGAGCAGGGCAAGATCGCCGTTCGCAACATCCGGAAGGAAGCGAATGAAAAGATCAAGAAATTAACGAACGAACATGTTTCCGAAGACGAGATCAAGATCGGGGAAGACGAAGTCCAGAAACTGACCGACCAGCATATCAGCAGTGTTGACAAACTGTTTGAAGCAAAGGAAAAGGACATAATGACCGTTTAA